The following proteins come from a genomic window of Miscanthus floridulus cultivar M001 chromosome 2, ASM1932011v1, whole genome shotgun sequence:
- the LOC136536184 gene encoding protein FAR1-RELATED SEQUENCE 5-like, translated as MASQRKISELQGFEIETEDDAGIGPKAAYELACIQVGGSVNVRYTLQDHDNYLRGKRQWKMAYGQAGNMLTYFQEKIDVNPSFQYVLQMNREEQTANIFLG; from the coding sequence ATGGCGTCCCAAAGGAAAATTTCAGAGTTACAAGGTTTTGAAATTGAGACAGAAGACGATGCAGGAATTGGGCCCAAAGCTGCATATGAGTTGGCTTGCATCCAAGTTGGTGGTTCAGTCAATGTCAGATACACTCTTCAAGACCATGACAACTATTTACGGGGCAAGCGGCAATGGAAGATGGCATATGGTCAAGCAGGCAACATGCTCACGTATTTTCAGGAAAAAATTGATGTGAACCCATCATTTCAATATGTATTGCAGATGAACCGGGAAGAACAAACTGCAAACATATTTTTGGGTTGA
- the LOC136536186 gene encoding uncharacterized protein, whose product MMKKKGYGIRKRRNHFKNKEYVRLCYKCKNPDHVVADCPYNSDNEDNEKKEKNITFKKKKDGSYVVTWDSDASTNDDSSDDDKASKEKALASIAINNKPSLFDTPSCFMAKSSKVKYDESKNDDSESENDSHDDEFSNEQLMNMLEQADSIINKKSKKCKELQKKLSALEQSFDELNATHERLVEAHGKLGKAHTKLEKAHSLLIEQDKERVIVSCDVGVTCDIIEK is encoded by the coding sequence atgatgaagaaaaaaGGCTATGGTAtaaggaagagaagaaatcaCTTCAAGAACAAGGAGTATGTGAGGttatgctacaagtgcaagaaccccgatcatgttgtagcggattgtccctacaatagtgataatgaggataatgagaagaaagagaagaatataaccttcaagaagaagaaggatggatcCTATgttgtcacatgggatagtgatgcctccaccaatgatgattcaagtgatgatgataaggcaTCCAAGGAGAAGGCtctagcaagcattgctatcaacaacaagccttcactatttgacactccatcgtgctTCATGGCCAAGAgctccaaggtaaaatatgatgagagtaaaaatgatgatagtgaaagtgaaaatgatagtCATGATGATGAATTCTCAAATGAACAACTAATGAACATGCTAGAACAAGCCGACTCAATAATTAACAAAAAAAGCaagaagtgcaaagaattgcaaaagaagcttagtgctcttgagcaatcctttgatgagctcaatgctactcatgagaggctagtagaagcccatgggaagcttggcaaagctcacaccaagcttgaaaaggctcactccttacTTATTGAACAAGATAAGGAAAGGGTTatagtatcatgtgatgtgggcgtAACATGTGACATTATTGAAAAATGA
- the LOC136536187 gene encoding uncharacterized protein: MGRGPLDHLPDIGETVPGASASSPVLLGGGGGAVLGSTIAHPGAEADTPEAWVLGKRAISPVGSTAAAEQVAAGATQLPPQRTEGALGSIEDRPTPADTEAVPLPPPPPLQMRVAVPKRWQPCSSRKQPAEVPTLAPLKALKVNPSSTTHWVAEAQAALQRGVASARANPKESATQGGAVEVAPTQTGEGAPTPHEGEAHESDGVEVPSVAKATEVEAPLVFEAEAAEAGAPRTIEAAAAGVGAPTTTEATMAEAGAPGTTEAMMAEAGAPGTTEADVITARPSAQEVETKAAEASVAPLVQGLLLLRESA, from the exons atggggcggggtcccctggaccatcttccTGACATAggggagacggtgcccggggcgtcggcaagcagcccggtgctcctagggggaggaggaggagctgtccTAGGGTCGACAATTGCCcaccccggggccgaggccgacacgcccgaggcgtggGTGCTGGGCAAGCGTgccatcagcccggtgggctcgacggcagcagcagagcaggtggcggcgggggcgacgcaactgcccccgcagaggaccgagggggcactGGGGTCCATCGAGGACCGGCCAACGCCGGCGGATACAGAGGCCGTGCCtctaccaccgccaccgcctttgcagatGAGGGTTGCCGTGCCGAAGCGGTGGCAGCCTTGCTCAag TCGGAAGCAACCTgcagaggtgcctaccttggcgccccttaaggcgctcaaggtgaaccccaGTTCCaccacccactgggtggcggaggcgcaagccgccctacagcgtggcgtggcgtcggcaagggccaacccgaaggagtcggccacccaaggaggggctgtcgAGGTAGccccgacacagacgggggagggagcgcctacgCCCCATGAGGGTGAGGCCCATGAGTCAGATGGGGTCGAAGTGCCCTCAGTTGCCAAGGCCACTGAGGTTGAGGCCCCCTTGGTCTTTGAGGCCGAGGCGGCAGAGGCCGGGGCGCCCAGGACCATCGAGGCTGCTGCGGCGGGCGTCGGAGCCCCCACGACcactgaggccacgatggcggaggccggagcccctgggaccaccgaggccatgatggcagaggctggagcccccgggaccaccgaggccgatgtGATCACGGCGAGGCCGTCGGCCCAAGAAGTGGAgacgaaggcggcggaggcctcggtggcacccttggttcaaggcctgcTGTTGTTGAGGGAGAGCGCCTAG